The Panicum hallii strain FIL2 chromosome 9, PHallii_v3.1, whole genome shotgun sequence genome has a window encoding:
- the LOC112876070 gene encoding UDP-glycosyltransferase 73C5-like encodes MPAANLLIFCRNTSYRCWPLSAMATAKLHFVLVPLMAQGHVFPMVDLARVVAGHGARVTVVLTPVNAARNRTLLENVARAGLAVDVAELPFPGAAVGLPEGFESLDMVTDISLAIRFYQAIDLLAEPLEAYLRSLPRRPDCLVADASGSWTAGVTRRLGVPRLVLHASSAFNLLAMHNLAQARHVCDRAADDFEPFEVPEFPVRLVVNRATSFGLRLMENQQVETVEAEATADGILVNSCTDLEGAFLERYAEALGRKLWAIGPLCLLNTNAAGTVARRENRTAMDVEHIVSWLDARPAASVLYINFGSIARLFPPQVAELAAGLEASRRRFIWVVKETAGLDVEFEARVKDRGLVIRGWAPQMTILSHPSVGGFLTHCGWNSTVEAVSHGLPLLTWPHFADQFLNEALVVDVLGVGVRVGVKVPATHIGLVKPGELLEVQVGRDLVERAVAEVMNEGPAGAARRARANELADKVRAVMVEGGSPDTNVKDMIRHIVELPRKEGMAFGAAEVVMSKGKEKKMDDTDGKLPVASE; translated from the coding sequence ATGCCTGCTGCAAATCTTTTGATATTTTGCCGGAACACTAGCTATCGCTGCTGGCCGTTGAGTGCCATGGCGACGGCGAAGCTCCACTTCGTGCTGGTGCCGCTCATGGCGCAGGGCCACGTGTTCCCCATGGTCGACCTGGCGCGCGTCGTCGCCGGCCACGGCGCGCGCGTCACCGTGGTGCTGACACCCGTGAACGCCGCGCGCAACAGGACCCTCCTGGAGAACGTCGCGCGGGCGGGGCTCGCCGTCGACGTCGCCGAGCTCCCCTTCCCGGGGGCCGCGGTGGGCCTGCCCGAGGGCTTCGAGAGCCTCGACATGGTGACCGACATATCCCTCGCCATCCGGTTCTACCAAGCCATAGATCTGCTCGCCGAGCCGCTCGAGGCGTACCTCCGGTCGCTGCCCAGGCGCCCGGACTGCCTCGTCGCCGACGCGAGTGGCTCGTGGACGGCGGGCGTCACGCGGCGGCTCGGCGTCCCTCGGCTGGTGTTGCACGCCTCGTCCGCGTTCAACCTCCTCGCCATGCACAACCTGGCCCAAGCACGGCACGTGTGCGACCGCGCTGCCGACGACTTCGAGCCGTTCGAGGTGCCGGAATTCCCGGTGCGCCTGGTTGTCAACCGGGCGACGTCGTTCGGCTTGCGACTGATGGAGAACCAGCAGGTGGAGACGGTCGAAGCCGAGGCCACCGCCGACGGCATACTCGTCAACTCGTGCACGGATTTGGAGGGCGCGTTCCTCGAGCGCTACGCGGAAGCGCTCGGCCGGAAGTTATGGGCAATCGGGCcgctctgcctcctcaacacCAACGCCGCCGGCACGGTGGCACGTAGGGAAAACCGTACGGCCATGGACGTCGAGCACATCGTGTCCTGGCTGGACGCGCGGCCAGCGGCGTCTGTGCTCTACATCAACTTCGGCAGCATCGCCCGCCTGTTCCCGCCGCAGGTtgccgagctcgccgccgggcTGGAAGCATCCCGCCGGCGGTTCATCTGGGTAGTCAAAGAGACTGCCGGCCTCGACGTAGAGTTCGAGGCCCGTGTCAAGGACCGGGGCCTGGTCATCCGCGGGTGGGCGCCGCAGATGACCATCCTGTCACATCCATCCGTGGGTGGCTTCCTGACGCACTGTGGGTGGAACTCGACAGTGGAGGCTGTCTCCCACGGCCTGCCGCTGCTGACCTGGCCACACTTCGCCGACCAGTTTCTGAACGAGGCGCTAGTCGTCGACGTGCTAGGCGTCGGTGTCCGTGTTGGCGTGAAGGTGCCAGCCACGCACATAGGGCTCGTGAAGCCCGGGGAGCTGCTGGAGGTGCAGGTCGGTAGGGACCTTGTGGAGAGGGCGGTGGCCGAGGTGATGAACGAAGGGCcagccggcgcggcgcggcgggctaGGGCGAATGAGCTTGCGGATAAGGTTAGGGCCGTGATGGTTGAGGGCGGGTCGCCGGACACTAATGTCAAGGACATGATCCGCCACATCGTCGAGCTCCCGCGGAAGGAGGGCATGGCTTTTGGTGCGGCAGAGGTCGTGATGAGCAAGGGCAAGGAGAAGAAGATGGACGACACAGATGGCAAGCTCCCAGTGGCGTCCGAATAA